The following is a genomic window from Antechinus flavipes isolate AdamAnt ecotype Samford, QLD, Australia chromosome 3, AdamAnt_v2, whole genome shotgun sequence.
ATGAACGTTGAGGAAGTTTTTATGTAGCGGAAGGTGTTAACAAGTATCTCTAGGACTGGGCCCAGGACTCGCCCTCCCTCTGTCTGAGTGGCGGGTTTGGGGGGTCTCTAGTGGGACTAGTTAGCAGCAGGCTTCTGTTAGGTTCTCTCTGTCCCTTGGCAAAATCACCTCCTCTGGGGTAGAAGCTACAGTTGGACCCGGGGAGCCAAACCCAGAGCAGAAGATAGTTAGAGCCGGGGAAGGGGGGACAGGGGGGACTATTGCTGATCACAGTCGCTGGTGGGTGCAGGTACATGTAGGTGAGGTACGGTCGGCTGACTGGCGTCAAGACAAGACGGGAGCGAGGGCTCAGACGGCCGGCAGCCAGTGGACGGGCCAGGGACGGGCCAGGGACACGGGCAAGCAGCTAAGGTGGCAGAGGGGTGGGGCAGCACTGCGGCAGACAGCTGAAGCGGGGGAGGCCACAGCCACCGGCCTGACAGTGGGACGGAAGCACCAGTCGGCCTGGGGGGAAGGccggaaggggggaggggagggatggtGGGGAGGGGACACCCAGAAATGTGGCAGGCAGCCTCGGTGGTTGGGAGAGGCCCGGAGGTGCCGGTGCCTCCCCCAACTTTTCCCAAGATCCAACACGAGGGGGGACGGGGCTCCTGACAGGTGAGAAAGCTAAAGCTAAGcctggtgggggtggggtggggtccAGGGACCCCTGCAGCCAGTGCAGCCACGGAAAGCTGGCATGCAGAGGTGACGGGCAGCCTGTGGCTGGCAGGGGTGACGGGGTACCCAGAGTGGATCGAGGCCAGGGCCGAGGGGGTCAGGGGTAACCGGGGAACGGTCGGACACGTGAACGGGTGACGACGATGGCTGTAGAAACGATGCATAATTTTGCGTTTATCCCTCACAGTGATGGGTTCTCTAAGgatctctcctcttcctcctctgcccGGGACTCGGGGCCTTCCTTGCTGGCTCTCACTCTCTCCAGGCTGCTGGCTCACTCCCTCGCTAGGGCTCGGTCTCTGTCAGCCTTGGCTCCTACATGCCTCCCCACCACAGCCAGCCCAGCGCAGAGAGGAGGGCCAGAGGCCCCGGGGGCCGGGAGGCCGCGTTCTCCAGAGAGCCTGGGCCTGAGGGAGGGAAGGGTGAGGGGCGCggtgagggggaggaggaggagggcggCCCCTTCAGCTTCCACCGGGCCGGGGCTCCCTCTGTGGGGTGCTGTCTACAGTCCCAGGCTTTCCCCTCTAAGCTTTGGGAGCTGCCTTCGTCCCTCCCTCTCTACCATGTCCAGAAGGGGAGGTCTCTGTACCTGGCTCTGcttcctgctctctctctcccttctttccctgtgTCTCCCAATCtctgatttttttgtctttgctttgaCCCTCTTCCACTTGCCCTCTGCCGGGTCCCCACTGGCCCGATTCTTGACCTTGGCCTCCCTTGGTCTGTTCCCGTCTCTCCCAGTCTCACCtttttgtttctccctctctttgccagactctctgtttctccttcatatttttctcaggtatgtttctttgtctctctctctctctccctcttcctgagTGCTCCTTAGCCTGTCCTTGatcttccctcttcctcagtGCTCCTCAGCCTGTCCTCTCCCCTCTGAGTGCTCCTTAGCctgtcctctctcttcccccttcctgagTGCTCCTTAGCCTGTCCTCTCTCATCCCTCTTCCTGAGTGCTCCTTAGTctgtcctctctcttccctcttcctgagTGCTCCTTAGCctgtcctctctcttctcccttcctgagTGCTCCTCAGCctgtcctctctcttccctcttcctgagTGCTCTTCAGCctgtcctctctcttccctcttcctgagTGCTCCTTAGCctgtcctctctcttccctctgagTGCTCCTTAGCctgtcctctctcttccctcttcctgagTGCTCCTTAGCctgtcctctctcttccctcttcctgagTGCTCCTTAGCctgtcctctctcttcccccttcctgagTGCTCCTCAGCctgtcctctctcttccctcttcctgagTGCTCCTCAGCCTGTCCTCTCTCATCCCTCTTCCTGAGTGCTCCTTAGTctgtcctctctcttccctcttcctgagTGCTCCTTAGCctgtcctctctcttccctcttcctgagTGCTTCTTAGCctgtcctctctcttccctcttcctgagTGCTCCTTAGCctgtcctctctcttccctctgagTGCTCCTTAGCctgtcctctctcttccctcttcctgagTGCTCCTTAGCctgtcctctctcttctcccttcctgagTGCTCCTCAGCctgtcctctctcttccctcttcctgagTGCTCTTCAGCctgtcctctctcttccctcttcctgagTGCTCCTTAGCctgtcctctctcttccctctgagTGCTCCTTAGCctgtcctctctcttccctcttcctgagTGCTCCTTAGCctgtcctctctcttcctcttcctgagtGCTCCTTAGCctgtcctctctcttccctctgagTGCTCCTTAGCctgtcctctctcttccctcttcctgagTGCTCCTTAGCCTGTCCTCTCTCATCCCTCTTCCTGAGTGCTCCTTAGCctgtcctctctcttctcccttcctgagTGCTCCTCAGCctgtcctctctcttctcccttcctgagTGCTCCTTAGCctgtcctctctcttccctcttcctgagTGCTCCTCAGCctgtcctctctcttccctcttcctgagTGCTCCTTAGCctgtcctctctcttccctctgagTGCTCCTTAGCctgtcctctctcttccctcttcctgagTGCTCCTTAGCctgtcctctctcttctcccttcctgagTGCTCCTCAGCctgtcctctctcttccctcttcctgagTGCTCTTCAGCctgtcctctctcttccctcttcctgagTGCTCCTTAGCctgtcctctctcttccctctgagTGCTCCTTAGCctgtcctctctcttccctcttcctgagTGCTCCTTAGCctgtcctctctcttccctcttcctgagTGCTCCTTAGCctgtcctctctcttccctctgagTGCTCCTTAGCctgtcctctctcttccctcttcctgagTGCTCCTTAGCCTGTCCTCTCTCATCCCTCTTCCTGAGTGCTCCTTAGCctgtcctctctcttctcccttcctgagTGCTCCTCAGCctgtcctctctcttctcccttcctgagTGCTCCTTAGCctgtcctctctcttccctcttcctgagTGCTCCTCAGCCTGTCCTCCGTCTCCCTGCTATTATTCCTCGCCTGTGTCCCCTGCCCCTCTCTCCGGCCCCGCGCCTCCCCTCCCTGCTCCTGTGGGGGGCCGTTCCCGGGCTCAGCCCCCGCGGGCCGCACTCACGCAGAAGGCGCATGGAGGCGCTGGCAGCCCCGAGCCTGTTGGCCGCCCGGCACGTGTAGTTCCCGTAGTGGCGGCCGCTCACGTTGGCGAAGAGCAGCATGGAGCGGGTCCTCTCCGTCTGCACCTTCAGGCCCTCGGCCGCGCCGCCCCCCAGCCTGCGGGCAGACTTGTCAgtccctccctgcttccctcaGGGGCCCCCCAGACCCTCCCAGGCTTCCAGCCTCCTGTGCTGCTGGTCTCTATGGCTGCGTGCGCGTTAGtgtgagagagagggggaaggagggagggagagggaggagaagaggagagaggagggagaaggaggaggggaggagagaggaggaagaaggaggagaggaggaagaggggagagggaaggagagaggggagagagaggaaggtagAGGacgggagagggagagaggggggagagcgAGAGCGAgcgagggagagacagacagagagacagagacagaaatagagatagagatagagacagacagacacggTCACCGAGACCACAGCCCTTCCAAACTGAGGACAGTTTGCGGGCACTGCCCACAGTGCCAAGGGGCTTCCTGCTCCTCTCCAGCTCGACCTCCATGCCCGTGCCCCGCCTCTCCTGGGACAGTGATTTCAGTTCTTGAAGAATGCCCCAAACCCAGGGTACTCCCTTCCCCCACACTTCAGCACTCCCGCGGAGGGGATGGAGTGAAGGGACTGGCGCCCTCATCTTTGATCTCCCCCGGTCTGCGGAAGGACTCCCAGAAAAAAAGCAGTTCCCAGCTCATCTCCCCCGGCCCTGCCCATCAGGTGCGTTCCCTCCTGCCCTGTCCCGGCCCCATTCCTCAGCTCTGAGGGAAAAGCCCACACCCTCTCTTCCCCACAGAAGCTGCGGGCCCAGCCCTCCGCGCGCCTCCCTCCACTCCCCGCACCTGCCCCCCTCCCTCCGTCGCTTGGGGACCCGCCCCCTAGAAGGGCCCTCCCCATTTCGTCCCTCCTTACTGTTTGTCATCTTTGAACCACTGGAAGTCTGCGGGCGGCACGGCCATAGCTTCACAGCGGAGTAGCGCAGTGCGTCCCACGGCCGTCCGGGCGCTCGTCACGTCGGTGATGGTCGGAGGGTCTGGCAGAGAAGGGGACCGGCCCGCATGAGCCGGCCCGACCTCCACGCCCCCCCTCCTCAGCCTAGCCGCCCTCGCCCCCGGCCCCAGCCCGCCAGATCAGGGACCCAGGCGGCCCTCCCTCGAGCCCACGTCTCCGGGGACCCGGACGTCAGCCCCTCCCCCTGGGGACCTGGGCGTGTGGCCTTAGGCTAGGGCGAGACCAGGGCGACAAGGGGCTCACAGTTGACGGTGACGGGCACGCGGCGGCTGTCGGGGGCCGATGCCACGCCGTTGTGGGTCACGCACTCGTAGTCCCCCGCCTGACTTCGCCTGATGTCCGAGATTTCCAGGATCTCACCCTCGGATGTGAAGCCGTCTGAGGGAGGAGGGGCAGGGCGGACACAAACACACTTCAACACGGGGACGACACGGGCACAACACAGACACACATCAGCAGGGGCACAGCCAGGAGCGGGGGCAAACAGGGGCTGGGGACCCTGGGGTCAGTGAGTGGGCGAGTAAAGTAGGGCTGGGGTCACCAGCTCGGGAATCGCCTGGGGGCAGGAGACGCAGGATTCCGAGAGCCGGGGAGGGTACATCCGGGGAACTGGGGGATGCAAGTCTCCCAGAGGATTCGGGGGGGCTCTGGGCCTAGGAACCAGACGGGGCCAGAGCCCCAAGTCAGGCAATAGGTGCCATGTACCCTCTGCAAAATGATCCTCCCAGCTTAATCATTCTGTGGGCTGAGTTCTAAGAATACCAGTTCTGCCATTCCCCATTCAAAGCAACAACTGGGGTCTGACAGTCTCGGTTCTAAGCTCTCTCCTAGACCTCCCAGCCTTTCCTCCGAACTCTTCCTGCTCTGATATTTTACATTCTAAGGTGGCTCTTTCTGACATCCCGTGTTCTGAGGATCCTCATAAAACGTTCTGACATTCAGTGTTCTGAGGATCCTCATAGAATGTGTGACATTCAGTGTTCTAGAGAACTTTCTGGTCCTGACATTCTCGGTTCTAAGCTCTCTCCTAGATCTCCCAGACTTTCTTCCAAACTCTTCCTGCTCTGATATTTTACATTCTAAGGTGGTTCTTTCTGACATTCAGTGTTCTAGGGAACTTTCTGGCCCTGACAGtctctgttctaagctcccttctaGCTGAGGCATTCTCTAAGAATCAAACAGGAGAAAGCTAGTAGAGCATCTTACAAATCGGAGGGTTTCATGGAGGTGTCGTATATTATAGTGAAcagagagagccatctccatccagtCAGAAAAGCCTGGCTTTCAGCCTTGCCTCCCATCCAATCTAGCTATACACGTGTCACTTAGCCTTTGAAGCACCTGGGTGGTCCATGGATAGAGTGGTGGAATTGGAATTAGGAAGAGCTGAAGTTAAATAGAGCCCCAgatacttcttaactgtgtgaccccaggcaagtcacttcatcactgcctgcctcaatttcctcatctgtaaaatgggataataataataatagcacccacccaCCAAAGTTGTCAGGATCacatttaaaaattgctttaaaaactttaaaaaggctATAAAAAGCTAGCCGTTATTAGATCGACAGTCCTAGCCAGCTAAGTGAAATCATGGATCCTTCTGCTGTCAGAACAGTTGTCCACAGGGtttattctcccttcccccactagGATTCCTCTATGGTTTGATATTCTAAGTTTTATAgacccttccattttttttttctatcttctgtcATTATTCCTAGTCCTGACACTTTGTTCTGTGATTCTTTTCATCTCAGGAAAATGGAGCCATATTCTAAGTCTCTAGCATTCTGTGTTTTaaggaacaaagaaataaatcctGACAATTACCTTGAGCTATTAGATTATAATCTCCTTGAAAGAAGAGCTTATAttaaatctctcctttctcttccattgTGGATCACATAGGACAGGTTCTACTtaatataattttgctgaattgcGTCCAATGGCTTGGTTCCCCGAGGTCTCTCCCACCAGAGGTGGTCTAGCCAGCAGAGACTGAATTTTGGctcaatataagtatatatttcctATTGATCAGAGGTCTCCCAAAGGGAGTGGGATGCCTGGTGCAGTAAGTTCCCCATCAGTGGAGGTCTTTGAATAAAGAATGAACGATCACAATTCAACAAAAACAATTACATGCCTATCCAAGTGCAGGGCACCCCGCCAGATCCCAGGCTTTTTGTTGGGCACTGGGACAGTGGGACAGAGGGATTTGTCTTCTGAAGTTCCCAGTGGCTCAGAGGTTCTGTTATCCCACAATCCTATCTGGTAAATATTTATGCTCGACTGATGGAATTGAGAAGCCTATAGCTAGTTTTCCCTAGAATCACAGTCGGTTAGatctgggaaggcccttagataATGAACTTGAGACCCACAGGGAGGGATGGGAATTGTCCAATAGACAATATCAGGGATGCTGCAGAAGCAATCCCTTTTCAAGTATATGTTGGATTAAATGCccttttgaggtcctttccaattctggaTATTTGTGATACTTCTTTCTTCAGGCACCCCATTCTCCTATTCTCCGAGATGAAAACCACAGGGTCAACCTTCCTCTTCCTTGACTTCCCATATCTGATCAGTTGCCAAGTATTGGCCATCCTACCACAATCACATCACTTGTATTTacatttgtctctttgtctccacTTACTTGGTCACCATCCTATAAGTGAAAGCCTTCTTTGCCTCTTGTTTAAATTTCCATAATAACATGCAATGCTATCTTCCTGTATCCAGTCTCTCTTctgcccccccctccccttccattcttcctcTACATCGGTGCTgactcatcttcctaattccTGTGGAAAATCCCATTGCTTCCCTACTCGAAAGTTTTCAGGGATTCCTACTGCCTGTTGAGCGAATTCTCAGTATTGGCATTCAAGGTGCCCTCCACAATATGGGTTGCAACCACATCTTCCCTACTTGATCTCATCCTTCTCCCTTCATGTATTTCCTCCATATCTGAAAAGTCTCCACATTCAGTTAGCTGTTAAagtcttttccttccttaaagTTCCTTCATTTTAAGGCCATAGGAAGTTAAGTGATTGACTAAAGTCATAAGATAGAgccagaaatgggatttgaactcttttCTAGCTTTGACATGTTATGTTTTCTAAGATCTCTCCGAGTTTCCGTATTTCATGATCTCTCCAATCTCTGATTTCCAAGACTATTAGAATGATGAACAAATATTTGGGATAGTATTGCAATAAATTGTCCATCATTTGAAATCTCCAAGCAAAGGTGGGATGACCACTTGCTGGGGATATTGAAGAAAGATTCTCATTCAGTTGTGGGAAAGAGAACCGAATGAGCTTtacatagtgcctactatgtgccagatactgtgctaagacCTCTTACagatagtatctcatttgattctcaccaccACTCTTtgacataggtgctattattatccctttttatagttgaggaaaccgaggacAATAGAAGTCATGTAACTTACTatgaaatatctgaggccaaatttaaatctatttccaTTCCCAGGACTCTCTCTATGTCCACCTGCTGTCCCCAAGATGGACTCTGAGATCCCttttaactctgaaattctgataCCCAGGGCAAAGAGAAGGTGACCTCCTCATCACTGGAGGAGTTGCAAGAGATGACCATTGGTCGCCTCCCCTGCACACCCCCTCCACATCTTGCCCATATTCCTGCACAGGCAATGGTTGGATAGGGTGTCTTCTGAGATTCAACAGGTCCTAACTCTGGGAGTCTTGGCGTAAAAGATAATAAATCCCCCACATACGTGTGATTTGGCCCAATGGGGATTTTTCATGGTCTGGGAAGTTAGGATttagggaatttagggagggCCTGGAGTGAAGTAAGTACAGCAGGGTCTGGGAAGAGAGGTTGGGGGTTGAGAAGGGAACACAGGGCCCGGGCTCGGGGGAATCAGGCAGGGGGGCCCTCACCTCGGAGCTGTCTCCAGGTGACTGTGGGCTCTGGCCTTCCCACAGCCAGACATAGCAGGTTCACGTTCCCACCCTCATTCACTGTCACCGCAGACGAGATGTTCACGATTCGGGCAGGGActacagagagaggggggaagaggtgGGGCAGAAGGTGATCCAGAGATCAGGAtccttcagctttttttttttttctgagggtcccagttttcctggTCTCTCTTTGGACAACCTGATTCTCACCTCTACCCGGAGGATTCTGGGAATCTTGGACTCCGAACCCCTTTCCAACTTAGACATTTTGATCTTCCAATCTCTTCTCCCTTCACCTGGCCAAGCACCCTCATCCTCCTGCCTTGTTTACCTCAAGaactccaagcctcagtttttaATCCCTACCCCTAAGAGACCCAGATGTCTTTCTCCCCAGTCTCATTCCTTGGGCTGCCATTAGGTCTTTCTAATCCCTGCCACAGATACACCAGCCCGTGCTATTAGCTGCCCCAGGGCCCTGAGAAGGCAGGGAGAGGCAGAAAACCACCCCTTAGCTTTTGTTTTATTCATCTGTCTTTCACTCTGTCTTCCTGCTCTCTGGCTGCCTCTATCTTCCTCTGCTTTTCTCTCCCTATGTTAATGATTATTATACCCTTCTCCTGGCTCCCCTTCATATGTTCTCCACTGCCTCTGTTCCTGGTCTGtgctcctcccttctccacagcaGCTTCAGAACCAGGACAGCGCTCTTCCTTAGATCTGTCTCTGGGAGTCGGGAATCACTCCTTTCACTCCTTGATTGCTATGGCTGGGtccttgtttctgtctttctctgggtCTCTATTCCTATCTCTGTGTTTGGGCCTCCATCTCTCCACCCTCTCCAATTACTGCGTGAGCCTCTgcctcctctctctgtttctctgtctgtctccctctccctccttctctttccctcttttccttttccttccctctctctctttcctctcatttttcctatcctcccctccttccctcgtTTTCCCTCCCACAGCCCCCTCCCTCCCCGTCCCTCTtcatctcccccctccctcctcctttcccttccctccccgtCCCTCTTCATCtcgcccctcccctccctcccctcttcccctctcctctctggcTCTCACCGTGCACGATGAGGTAGACCTGGGCCGTGTGCGGCTGCTGCCGAGTCTGGAAGGAGCAGGTGTAGAGACCCTCGTCGCCCAGGCCCACGCGGGTGATGAGAATGGAGAACTCGGCGGGGGAGTTGGTGAGCAGCCGCACGCGCGGGTCGCTGGTCCAGCGGTCATTGCCCGCGTACAGGATGTTGGAGCGGTTCAGCCAAGCCACGCGGGTCACATGCTCGTCGATGGAGCAGCTGCGGCCACGGGGGAGGCTCTGGCTGGCACCGGCCTGGGCCCCGGGACcggggggagggagtggggaccccggggggagggggagggagctCCCGGGGGGAGGGAATGGCGCACCTACCTTGAGTCAGCTGGAAGAGGTGGgggttttggggggaggggaccaccagagagagagagggggggcgTACAGGAAGGGGTGTCGGCTGTACCTGAGCGTGGCGTTGTCTCCCTCGCACACGGTGTAGTTGTCTGCCAGAGAGCTGAACTCCAGGCTCTGGGACAGCAGCCCTgcggagagagggggaggagggtggGCGCGTGATCTCCATCCCATCCCCCCAGCACAGAACCTGGGGCCAGGCTGGCATGTCACTCCCACAGTCTGGCCCCCGTGACATTGTAAACACAAGCACAAGCCACCCCTTGTCATCCCTTTTTCCAGCGGGTTACAGCTGGCCAGCTCCCCCGGCACGGAAAgcttcagagagacagagacggcaAGAGAGACATAGCTGGAGACGCTGAGAGATAAAAGTGTCAGGGCAAGGAGGGCCCGACGGCCCGTGCCCTGGAGCTAGTGATGCGAGCAAGTGAGATTCTGGCCAAGCCTCCCGGCAGGCAACGTGGGCCGGAGAAGGAGGAGCCTAATTAACCCAGAAGCCCTGTTATCCCGCATAATTGCTGCCAGCCTACTCCAAGCCCGGATGCTATGTATGGGGCAGGGGCTAAATGGAGAGCAGGTGTCCcatcccagagtctgtctgaggtCTCGTCCTTCCCTGCCTCtgagccctccccccccccaaaaaaaaaaaaaaaaaagcaccaggGAAGGAAATTTAGCCGAGAAGTTCCTGTTCCCGCGAGGGACTGAGATACACAAGCAAACCTCTGCCGGATAACGGAGCACTCCGCCACTAAGGACAGGCAGCTTTTACCAGCCTCCTTCCTGCCCTCTCTGTTCTTTATTTAACAATAACACGTTCTATATTAGTAATACTAATACTTTAGCCAAGATAGACGCAGAGTCTGGGAGAAGGAGACTGAGAATGAGGAGCCGCTTTTGTCAGTGACACAGGAAGCTACAGGTGCAGTCACATACTGTCTCCAGTACCTCCACTCTAAGCTcccgctccctccctcccccgccccccaccccgcTCTCTCAGGGGCTCAGACCATGAGGTGAAGCTTAGAACCCAACAGAGCTTTGATTTCAACGTGCTGCTCCTCACACTATAAAGCAGAACGGGAAACACCCAGGCGGGGGCACTCCCAAGGACACACAGACATCAAACACAGGCAGAgacacactgaaaaaaaaaaaaaaaacaggcgtCTAGATACAATTACAAGGACAAAAGTCTCAGAAACAACGATAGCCAGACATAGACAGGCAGGCACATGGTccctgggaaggggggggggggaagagaaagagagacagagacagagacagagacagagacagagacagagacagagacagagagagtcacaCACTTCCAGGAAGGAACAAAACAGAAGCAGACACACATGGAGATAGACAAGGATGTCCTAATAAGCAAATACACAAATAATAAAGCTAGAGCCTCACAGCCAAGCCCAGAGATGTATAAACAGGCAGACAATCACAAAGATGGACTGTCTCATACAAAAACACGCAGAAATAAGaacagacatagagacacagtCACAAAGATGTAGTCTCACATATAGACACACGGATCTATGAATGCATATACATGTGAACTGATAAGCACAAGCTATTTGAAGTGAAGCTTTCTTATCTCTGGgagtctttgtttctgtctctctctttatctgtctcagtctcagtttctctgtctttctctttttctttgtgtgtctctctgtctctgtatctctgtctgtctctgtctctctgtctctctctctttcacacacacacacaaagtgacTTAGAGTCCCACTTCCATCACCAAGTATAATCATCAAATGTCTCCCTCAGGGAAGGTTACCACAATGCAATacaatggagagaaggaaggaagacgacagtgaagaaaatgagatgaagaagtgAGAGTCTCCCTTTCTGACTGCAGTCCCTCACACCAGAAGATGATTGGAGAGAATCACTAAGAAAGGCTGTgaggggtaggggaaagggagagagctTGAACTAAAGAGGCTTAATGTGCCTCCTGATTGTACCATTCTATGCTCCTACTCTCAGTTTTATGAGCTataaactggcctcagacacttactagctgtgtgaccttggataaatcccTTATCTTCTATTTTGATCTCAGTTTCTCATCCATAGAATGGGAACACAcaggagaaggcaatggcaaaccattccactatgtttaccaagaaaatcccatgagag
Proteins encoded in this region:
- the IGLON5 gene encoding igLON family member 5 isoform X1; this translates as MTRGGLCLCLQCHGGQTVGVTCQPGPRFCAGGMGWRSRAHPPPPLSAGLLSQSLEFSSLADNYTVCEGDNATLSCSIDEHVTRVAWLNRSNILYAGNDRWTSDPRVRLLTNSPAEFSILITRVGLGDEGLYTCSFQTRQQPHTAQVYLIVHVPARIVNISSAVTVNEGGNVNLLCLAVGRPEPTVTWRQLRDGFTSEGEILEISDIRRSQAGDYECVTHNGVASAPDSRRVPVTVNYPPTITDVTSARTAVGRTALLRCEAMAVPPADFQWFKDDKQLGGGAAEGLKVQTERTRSMLLFANVSGRHYGNYTCRAANRLGAASASMRLLRPGSLENAASRPPGPLALLSALGWLWWGGM
- the IGLON5 gene encoding igLON family member 5 isoform X2, which gives rise to MPPPAPRARLRLLAAAALAGLAVISRGLLSQSLEFSSLADNYTVCEGDNATLSCSIDEHVTRVAWLNRSNILYAGNDRWTSDPRVRLLTNSPAEFSILITRVGLGDEGLYTCSFQTRQQPHTAQVYLIVHVPARIVNISSAVTVNEGGNVNLLCLAVGRPEPTVTWRQLRDGFTSEGEILEISDIRRSQAGDYECVTHNGVASAPDSRRVPVTVNYPPTITDVTSARTAVGRTALLRCEAMAVPPADFQWFKDDKQLGGGAAEGLKVQTERTRSMLLFANVSGRHYGNYTCRAANRLGAASASMRLLRPGSLENAASRPPGPLALLSALGWLWWGGM